The nucleotide window GACGCGGACCTGGGCTGGGCGGCGCAGCGGGTGGCGACGTTCGGCACCTACCAGGCCGGGCAGAGCTGCATCGCGGTCCAGCGGGTGTACGTGCACGCCGGGCTGACCGGCTTCCTGCCCCGCCTGATCGACGCGGTCTCGGCGCTGCGCACCGGCGACCCGAACGACCCGGAGGTCGAGGTCGGCCCGATGATCAGCGAGGACGCGGCGCGGCGGGTCGAGGACTGGGTGCAGGAGGCGGTGGCGGCCGGCGCCACCGTTGTCGCGGGCGGCAAGCGCGAGGGCGCGACCTACGCACCGACGATCCTCACGGACGTGCCACCGGGCGCCAAGGTGGTCGCCGAGGAGGTCTTCGGCCCGGTGCTGGTGGTCTCGGAGGTCGGCGACGACGCCGCCGGCTTCGCGGCGATAAACGATTCGGCGTACGGGCTACAGGCCGGGGTGTTCACCCACAACATCCAGACGGCGTTCGCGGCGCACCGGGAGCTGAAGGTCGGCGGCGTCATCGTCGGCGACGTCCCGTCGTACCGGGCGGATCAGATGCCGTACGGCGGGATGAAGGGCAGCGGCGTCGGCCGCGAGGGCCTGGCGAGCGCGATGGACGACTACACCGAGCCCCGCGTCATGGTGCTGACCGGAGTGGACCTTTAGGTCCGGAACTGTGCGGCGGTCCCCGATCGGGGGCCGCCGCTTTTTCGTCTCCCCGATCAGTGCCACGCCTGCGGGTGATCGATGTTTCCGGGGGTTCGCGGGACCATATTTATCCCGTCCTCGTTTGTACCCCTCGGACGGAGTTCGTGCCTTATGCGTACCCGCGTGATGTTGGTGATCGGGCTCGCGCTGGCCGCCCTGTCCGGCTGCGGTCCCGCGAGAGAGGGCGCACCCGTCCAGGTCGGAGTCGCGACGTCCACGTCGCCGGCTGCTTCGCCCTCGGCCTCTCCCGCCGCGACGTCCCGCACCCGGCCGGCCGTTCCGGTGCGGAAGAAGCCGGCCCGGACGCGGCCGGCCGCGGGCACCGTGCGCGGGCCGGCCGACAGCCTGATGAGGACCGGCGACGCCGGGGTCGCGCTGAGCTTCGACGACGGCCCCGACCCGGTGCAGACACCGCGGATGCTCGACCTGCTGCGCCGGCACGGGGTCAAGGCGACCTTCTGCCTGGTGGGGCGCAACGCCGCGGCGCACCCCGACCTGGTCCGGCGGATCGTCGCCGAGGGCCACACCCTCTGTAACCACACCTGGCGGCACAGCCTGACTCTCGGTAAGCGCAAGGCAGCCGTGATCGAGGCGGACCTGCGGCGCACAAACGACGCCATCCGCGCGGCGGCGCCCGGCGCGCAGATCAGGTACGTGCGGGCGCCCGGCGGGAACTTCACCGGCGCCTTCGTCGCGGCCGGCGCCCGGCTCGGCATGAAGTCGATCTACTGGCAGGTCGACCCGCGGGACTGGGAGCATCCGGGCGGCGAGTCGGGCGCGGCGCACCGGGCGAAGGTCGTCCGCTCGGTGAAGAAGCACGTGCACAAGGGCGCGATCGTGCTCTCGCACGACTACGGGCAGCCGGAGACGATCGCCGCTTACGAGCAGCTTCTCCCCTGGCTCAAGGGCCGCTACCGGCTGGTCGCGCTGCCCTGAGGGCTCAGTGCGAGGGCGGGATGACCCGCAGGTGTCCGCGGCGGCCGGTCTGGTGGCCGGGCAGATGGTCGTGACCCTCCGGGCGCGGCGGCGGCGCCGGGCGGGCGGCCTCGCGGACCGCGTCGGCCAGGGCGACCAGGTCGTCCGTGGTGGGCGGGGGCGGGGCGAAGTCGCCGTCGTGACGCACCAGTTCCCAGCCGCGGGGCGCGGTCAGGCTGCGGGCGTGCGGCTCGCAGAGGTCATAGGTGTGCGGCTCGGCGAACGCGGCCAGCGGCCCGACGACGGCGGTCGAATCGCTGTAGACGTAGGTCAGCGTGGCGACCGCCTGTCGTGGACAGCCGTTCCGGGAGCAACGCCGTGGTGACCTCACGGCGGCACGTTATCTCCCCGCGGCTGCGCACAGCCGCGACACGCCGACCCACCATCCATCACGATTTTGACATGGCGCACCGACACGCCGTCCCAATGGGACGAATTCCCCGGAGGAAACGCGCCCGGCACGGCCTGACCGACTCCGGCGCCCCGCGCGGGCTAGGCTGGCTGGCGTGACTACCAGCCCCGACCGCCGCCGGTCCGGCTCGGATCCCGGCCGGTCCGCCCGCGCCGCCGGACCCGGGCGACCCGCCCGTCGTGACCGGCACGGGCGTGGGCTCCGCGGCCGCCTGGTGCCGGCGACGGTGCCGCTCGCCCGCACCAAGGCCGAGATCTTCGACGACCTGGTCCTGGACACCGTCGAGAGCCTCGAGCGGCGCTACGCCAAGGAGCTGGCGGGCGTCGAGTTCGCCGTCGAGGACGTGCCGCCGGACCTGAACGTCTACGACTCGGATGTGCTCGAGGACGGCGAGGTGCCCCTGGCCCGGCTGCTGCCGGGTCGTCCGGGACGCCAGGAGCTGCCGCCGCGGATCGTGCTGTACCGGCGGCCGCTGGAGTTCCGGGCGATGGACCGCGAGGACCTCGCCGACCTCGTTCACGATGTGATCATCGAGCAGGTAGCCAACCTGCTCGGCGTGGATCCTGACGAACTTTCCTGAGACGACCCCCCGGCGTCAGCAGGAGTAATCCGGTCAGGCGACCCGCCGCTTCAGCTTGCGCCGCTCGCGTTCGCTCAGACCGCCCCAGATGCCGAAGCGCTCGTCATGTCCCAGCGCGTATTCCAGGCACTCGGCCTTGACGTCGCAGCGGCCACAGATCCGCTTCGCCTCGCGGGTCGAACCGCCTTTCTCCGGAAAGAAAGCCTCTGGATCGGTCTGCGAGCACAGCGCCCGTTCCTGCCACTCGGGCGCGTCCCCGAGCAGGTCTACCCCTTCAACCTGCGCTTCCATCGGCGTGCCTCCTTTTCCGCGCCGGCAGCGATGCCTGCGCTGACCCCCCACGCACGCGGCGTGTTTCTTGCGGAAAGTGACGGTTCGCGACCCGCCATTCCCACAACCCCACCGAAATTACACGCGTGTAAGACGTGCGTCGTCAAGCCGAACCTGATAAATAGGCCCGTTTCCTCGAGGCTCCGTCGCCGCCTCGTGGTCCCGTTCCAGCCCTATCTCTCAGGGCCACCGGAAGGTAACGCGAGGTCGGCGCGTCGAGTCCAAATTACCCCATTTTGTGACCTGATGACTACCGGCGGCCATACACGGTCGTGCGCTCGGCGGCGGGACGCCCCGCGGCGGCGGCCAGTTCCTTCAGCTGCGCGACCGTACGGGCGGAGCCGTGCTCGGACCCGGCCATCCGCGAAATGGTCTCCTCCATCAGCGTGCCGCCCAGGTCGTTGCAGCCGCCGTTGAGCATCGCGGTGGTGCCCTCGTCACCCAGCTTCACCCAGGAGCACTGGATGTTGCCGATCCGGCCGTGCAGCAAGATCCGCGCCATCGCGTGCACGACCCGGTTCTCCCGCCAGGTCGGGCCCGGCCGGGCGATCCCGGCCAGGTAGATCGGCGCGTTGGTGTGGATGAACGGCAGCGCGACGAACTCGGTGAAGCCGCCGGTCACGTCCTGGATACCGGCAAGCACCCGGAAGTGGCCCAGCCACTGGCGTGGGTGGTCGACGTGGCCGTACATCATCGTCGAGCTGGAGCGGATGCCGACCTGATGCGCCGTGGTCACCACGTCGATCCACGCCGACGCGGGCAGCTTGCCCTTGGTGAGCACCCAGCGCACGTCGTCGTCGAGGATCTCGGCGGCGGTGCCGGGGATGGTGTCGAGGCCGGCCTCGCGCAGCTCGGTGAGCCAGTCGCGCACCGAGACGCCCGCCTTGGCCGCGCCGGTGACGATCTCCATCGGCGAGAACGCGTGCACGTGCATGCCGGGCACCCGGCGCTTCACGGCCCGGGCCAGGTCCGCGTACGCGGTGACCGGCATCTTCGGGTCGATGCCGCCCTGCATGCAGACCTCGGTGGCGCCGTCCTTCCACGCCTCCTCGGCCCGGTCGGCCACCTGCTCGACCGAGAGCCGGTACGCGTCGGCGTCCTTCTCGCGCTGCGCGAACGCGCAGAACCGGCAGCCCACGTAGCAGACGTTCGAGAAGTTGATGTTCCGGTTCACCACATAGGTGACGTCGTCGCCGTTTACCTCCCGGCGCAGGTCGTCGGCGAGGCGGACGAGCTCGTCCAGCGCGGAGCCGTCGGCGTTGAACAGGGCCATGGCCTTGTCCTCGTGCGCCGGGTCGAGCAGCGCGCCCGGGTCCTCGGCGGCCAGCCTCAGGCCCGCAAGCACGTCGGACTCCACGCGCGGCACCACCGCGCCCTGCCCGGCGGCCACCGCCTCCGCGGAGACGTGCGACGCCACCTCGTCCCAGTCGCCGTAGACGCTGTCGAAGTCGCCGCGGCGGTCACTCGTGCGGCCCTCGGTGTCGATGGCGGCGAACAGGTCGGTCCGGCCACCGGCCGCGTAGGCGTCGTCCGGCTCCTGCCACGGCAGCCCGACGGGCACGGCCTCCTCGCGGGCCAGGCCGGTCGCCGGGTCGGCGAGCGCGGCCACGTGCGCGGCCAGCCGCGGGTCCAGCCAGTTCTCGCCCCTGCGGACGTACTCGGGGTAGATGGTCAGGCGCTCGCGGAGCTCGAAGCCGGCCCGCGCCGAGTGCTGCCGCAGCGCCTCGATCTGCGGCCACGGGCGCTCGGGGTTGACGTGGTCGGGCGTCACCGGGGAGACGCCGCCCCAGTCGTCGATGCCCGCGCGCAGCAGCAGGGCGAACTCCCCCGCGATCAGGTTCGGCGGCGCCTGTATCCGGGCGCGCGGGCCAAGGATGATCCGGGCGACCGCCACCGTGGCGGCGAGCTCGCGGAGCTCGGCGTCCGGCATGCCGCGCATGGCCGTGTCCGGCTTGGCGCGGAAGTTCTGGATGATGACTTCCTGGATGTGGCCGAACTCGCGGGCCGTGTGGCGCATCGCGAAGATCGCATCGACCCGCTCGGCGGGCGTCTCGCCGATGCCGATCAGGATGCCGGTGGTGAACGGGACGCCGACGCGGCCGGCGTCGTCCAGCACCCGCAGCCGGACCGCGGGCTCCTTGTCGGGCGAGCCGTAGTGCGGCGCGCCCGGCTCCGACCAGAGCCGGGTCGCCGTCGTCTCCAGCATCATGCCCATGCTCGGCGCCACCGGCTTGAGCCGCTGCAACTCGGCCCAGCTCATTACGCCCGGGTTCAGGTGCGGCAGCAGGCCCGTCTCCTCGAGGACGGCGATGGCGCAGGCCCGCACGTAGTCAAGGGTCGAGTCGTAGCCGCGCTCGTCCAGCCACTGCCGGGCCGCCGGCCAGCGCTCCTCGGGCCGGTCGCCGAGCGTGAACAGGGCCTCCTTGCAGCCCTGCGCGGCGCCCTCCCGGGCGATCGCCAGCACCTCGTCGCGCTCCAGGAACGCCGCAGGCAGCCGGTGCGGCACGGTCGCGAACGTGCAGTAGTGGCAGCGGTCCCGGCAGAGCCGGGTCAGCGGTATGAAGACCTTCTTCGAGTACGTGACGACGCCGGGCCGGCCGGCCTCCCGCAGGCCCGCGTCCCGCACCCCGCCGGCGATCGCCAGCAACTCGTCGAGGAGCGGCCCTTCGGCCGCGAGCAGGGCCGTCGCCTCGTCGGCATCGACCGCCTTGCCGTCGGAGGCGCGCTTGAGAGCGCGTCGGACGCTGGCCTCAGTCACATCTGCCACCCGTGCAGCCTAGGCCGGAAAAAGGCCGGCCGCGCTCGAGGCGTCCTGGTAGCCGCAGTGGCGTGGAACACGATCGGCGGGCGCCCCCGGCCGGGGGCGCCCGTCGGCGGGTCGATCACTGGCGGGGCGGGTACTCCTCGCCCACGATCTGGGTGCGGTCGTCCTCCGCGTCGCGGTGCGGCATCGCCTGCGTCGGGTCGCCGGGGCCGCCCGGCGGCGGGTAGGACGGCGGGCCGTAGGCGCCGGGCCCCTGCGGGTGGCCCGGCTGCGGCGCGAACGGCCCGGGCGGGGCACCGCCGGAGGCCGGCTGCGCCGAGACGGGCTGGGTCGGCGGCGCCGACGAGGGCGCGGCCTCCTGCGGCGCTCCCCAGGCCGGCTGGGTCTGCGGCTGACCCCACTGGCCGGGCTGCGGCTGACCCGGGTTGGGCTGACCGTAACCGGGCTGACCGTAGCCCGGCTGACCGTAGCCCGGCTGGCCGTAACCGGGCTGGCCGTAGTCCGGCTGGCCGTAGCCGGGCTGGCCGTGCGCGGGCTGGGTCTGCACCGGCTGGGTCGGGCCGGCCGGCGGCTGACCGGGCTGGCCGTAACCGGGCTGGCCGTACGGCTGGTGCGGCTGCCAGTTCTGCGGCGGCTGGCCGTAGACGCCGGGCTGGGCCTTCGGCCTCGGCGTGTAGTAGAGGTTGCGCCAGATCAGGAACACCGCGTACGCCGCGGCGGCGAAGACCGCCAGCCACGCCGCACGGACCAGGAACTCCTCGAACGCCACCCGGACGCTCCAGTCCACCAGCCGCACCAGGGCGATCAGGAAGCCGAAGAGGATGGCGAAGAAGCCCGCCACCGCGTACTCCACCAGCGCGACGATCGTGATCAGCTTGGCGTGCTTGTGCACCGGCTGGACCAGGGTCGCCAGCAGCACCGCCGCGAGCGGCAGCACGACGTGCTCGATGTTGACGAAGCTGTAGAAGGCGTTCTGTGTCCGGGTGAGGAAGTCCTGACCGACCCCGGACGGGATGAGGCGGATCATCGCCACGAATAGCCAGACCGCAGGGGCGCCCACCAGGGCGTACGCGGCGAGGTCACGCAGTGGCCGGATCACCTCGAGGACCGGTCGCCCCGGCGGCTGCGGCGACGGTGTGCTGGTCACGGCTGGACTCCTGACGCTTCGGATATGGGCGGGTCGGCTCAGCCTAGACCCGATACACACGTCACACCCGGTACCCACCGGCCACGAATCCGGTCGCGGTGCGCAAGGATGGCCGAATGCGGATCGTGGTCCTTACCGGAGGGATCGGCGGCGCCCGGTTCCTGATGGGCGTGCGCGCACATGCGCGGCGCAACGGCGCCGAGGTGACAGCGGTGGTGAATGTCGGCGATGACGTGCGGATGCACGGCCTGCGGATCTGCCCCGACCTCGACAGCGTCATGTACACGCTGGGCGGCGCGGCCGACCCGGAACGCGGCTGGGGCCGCGTCGGCGAGACCTGGGCGATCAAGGAGGAGCTGACCCGGTACGGCGCCGAGCCGACCTGGTTCGGCCTGGGCGACAAGGACATCGCCACCCATCTCGTACGCACGACGATGCTGAACGCCGGTTACCCGCTGTCGGCGGTCACCGCCGCGCTGTGCGACCGGTGGCAGCCGGGCATCACCATGCTCCCGGCCAGCGACGACCGGCTGGAGACCCACGTGGTAGCGGACGTCGAGGGCGAGCGCAAGGCGATCCACTTCCAGGAGTGGTGGGTGCGCCACCGCGGCGAGGTGCCGACGCACCGGTTCGTCTTCGTCGGCGCGGAGACCGCCAAGCCGGCCGCGGGCGTCCTGGAGGCGATCTCCGCCGCCGACGTGGTGCTGGTGGCGCCGAGCAACCCGGTGGTGAGCATCGCGCCGATCCTGGCCGTACAGGCGCTCAAGGAGGCCGTCCAGAACGGCCCGGCGCCGGTCGTCGGGGTTTCGCCGATCATCGGCGGCGCACCGGTGCGCGGGATGGCCGACCGCTGCCTGGCGACGCTCGGCGCCGAGGTGAGCGCGGCCGGGGTCGCCGGGCTCTACGGCGCCCGCCGCGAGGGCGGCCTGCTGGACGGCTGGCTGGTCGACACCGCGGACGAGGCGACCGAGGTGCCCGGGGTGACGACCCGGGCCGTGCCGCTCTGGATGACGGACGAGGACGCGACCGCGGCGATGGTGGCACACGCGCTGGAGCTCGCGGAGGTGGCGCGTTGATCGACGGCCTCGAGGTCCTGCCGGTGCGCGGCATCGGCGACGTGACCGCGGGCGACGACCTGGCCGCCCTGATCACCACGAACGCGCCCTGGCTGCGCGACGGCGACGTCCTGGTCGTCACCAGCAAGATCGTGTCGAAGGCCGAGGGCCGGCTGGTCGAGGTCCCGGCGGACGGCCCGGAGCGCGAGGCGGCGCGCGAGGCGGCCCTGGCCTCGCAGACCCGGCGGGTGGTGGCCCGGCGCGGGCCGACCGCGATCGTGCAGACCCACCAGGGCTTCGTGATGGCGGCGGCGGGCATCGACGCGTCGAACGTCGACAAGACCCACCTGGTGCTGCTCCCGGCGGACCCGGACGCCTCGGCCCGGGCGCTGCACGCGGCGCTGGCGGCGCGCGGCCTGCGGGTCGGCGTGATCGTGTCGGACACCATGGGCCGGGCATGGCGCAACGGCCTCACCGACGTCGCGCTCGGCGCGGCGGGCATCGAGCCGTTCCGCGACCACCGCGGCGAGATCGACCCGTACGGCAACGAGCTCGAGCTCACCCAGATGGCCGTGATCGACGAGTTGGCGGCGGCCGGCGAGCTGGTCAAGGGCAAGTGCGACCAGGTGCCGGTCGCGGTGGTCCGCGGCTACCCGGGCGCGGGCACGGCCGGAACGCCCGGCGCCGTCGCCCTGCTGCGGGACGCGGCCAGCGACATGTTCTCCCTCGGCACGGCGGAGGCGCGGGCCGACGGGCTGCGCGCGGCGGCGACGCTGCCGACCGGCACGACCGGCACTACCGCCGACCGGGCTGCCGCGGTGGCGCGGGCGCGGGCCCTGGTGGCCGGCGTGATCGCCGAGGGGACCCTGATCGACGCCGGCCAGCCCGGCGTGTTGACGTGTGCTCCCCCGGCGGCGACGGCGGCCGCGCTCATGCGCTTCGGCGCCGACCTGCACCGGCTGCGCGCGGCCCTGGCCGCCGAGGGACTGTCGTCGGCCGTCGCCTACACGGATGCCGGCGCCACCGTCACCATCGGCGGGGAGACGCCGGCGTGACCCTGCTGCAAAACGCCGTGGACACGCTGGGCCGCTGGCGGGCCACCTCGGAGGCCGCCGACCTGGCCCGGAAGCGGACCCTCGAACTGCTCGGCGCCGGGCCGGTCGCGCTGACCCGCGCGCACCGGGCCGGGCACGTGACCGCCAGCGCCCTCATCGTCGACGAGCGGCGCCGGGTGCTGCTGTGCCTGCACGGTCGGCTCGGGATGTGGATGCAGGTCGGCGGGCACTGCGAGCCCGGCGACGACACCCTCGCGGAGGCCGCGCTGCGCGAGGCCGGCGAGGAGTCCGGCATCCCCGGCCTGCGGCTCGACCCGGACCCGATCGACGTCGACATCCACGCCGTGCGCTGCGCGCCGGGCGACGGCGCGCCGGCCGGGCCGTCGCACCACTTCGACGTGCGGTTCCTCGCCGTCTGCCCGGCCGGCGCGGTCGAGCGGATCAGCGACGAGTCGGCGGACCTGGCGTGGTTCACGGCGGACGCGCTGCCGACGCCCCTGGCCGGCGGCGTGGTGCAGCAGCTGGCGCCCGCCTTCGCCCGGCTGTGACGCGGCCCGTCAGATGTAGTGCAGGTCGCCCTTCTCCTTGAGCTCGTCCACCAGGGACTTGACCTCCTGGGCGCGGTCGCGCGGGCACACCAGGACCGCGTCCGGGGTGTCCACGATGACCAGGTCGCGGACGCCGAGCGCGGCCACCAGGCGGCCGGAGTTCGGGACCACGACGAGGTTCTCCGTCTCGCGCAGCAGCACGTCCGGGCGGGCCGACATGTCGTGGCCGACCACCACGTTGCCCGCGCCGTCCGCGGCAAGCACCTCGCCGAGGGTGTGGAAGTCGCCGACGTCGTTCCAGCCGAAGTCGCCGGGAACCGTGCCGACCCGGCCGACCGCGGACGCGCCCTCCATCACCGCGTAGTCGACCGAGATGCGGGGCAGGGTCTGCCAGACCTCGCCGAGCACCTCCTCGCGGGACGGTGTGTCCCAGGCCTGCGCGATCCGGGCGATGCCGGCGTGCAGCTGCGGCTGCTGGCGCGCCAGCTCCGCCAGGAAGACGTCGACACGCCAGACGAACATGCCCGCGTTCCACAGGTAGTTGCCGGACTTCACGTAGCTCTCGGCCACGTCGTAGGTGGGCTTCTCCTTGAACTCCTCGACCGCGAGCACGCCGTCCGCGCCGAGGACCGGGCCGCCGCACTGGAGGTAGCCGTAGCCGGTCTCCGGGCGGGTCGGGGAGATGCCCAGCGTCATCAGCAGGCCCTGCCGGGCCCCGGCCATCGCCTGACGGATCACGCCGAGGAAACGGTCGTCGTCGGAGATGAGGTGGTCGGCCGCGAACGCGCCCATGATCGCCTCAGGATCGCGCCGGGCGATCACCGCGGCGGCCAGGGCGATCGCCGCGCAGGAGTCGCGCGGCGACGGCTCGACGACGATGTTCTCCTCCGGCAGCGCGGTCAGCTGGCGGGCCACCGCGGCCGCGTGCGCGACCCCGGTGACGATCAGGACGTGGCTCGGCTCGGTCAGCGGGGCGAGCCGGGTGACGGTCGCCTGTAGCAGCGACGCCGCGGTGCCGGTCAACGGATGAAGGAACTTGGGGTGACCGGCCCGGGACAGCGGCCATAGACGGGTACCACTGCCACCTGCGGGAATTACGGCGTACAGGGTTCCCGGGTTCTCACTCATGCGCACGCAGTGTAACGATCAATCATGGACTCGGGAGTCGAACCCCTCACGGTGCCACCCTGTTCCAGGTCGCGACGTGCATCTCGGCACTTGTCGTCCAGCTGAATTCCTTGGCGCGGTCGAAGCCCGCCTTCGCCAGCGTGAGCCGGCGCGGCTCGTCGTGCAGCAGGTCGGCGAGGTCCTCGGCGATGCGGTCCGGGTCCTCGGTGGTGTATGCCACCGCGTCGCCGCCCACCTCCGGCAGCGACAGCCGCGGCGTGGTCAGCACCGGCGTGGCGCACGCCATCGCCTCGAGGATCGGCAGGCCGAAACCCTCGCCGAAGGACGGATAGCAGGCCACCAGCGCGCCGCCGAGGAAGCCGGGCAGGTCCGCGTAGCGCAGGTAGCCGGGGCGCAGCAGGCGCAGGTGCGACGGCACCTCGGCCACCGCCCGGTCGATGTCGTCGTCGTGGCCCTGGCCACCGGCGATGACGAGCGCCGGCGGGTGCGGCCAGTCGCCCACCGCGCGGGCCCAGCCGCGGATCAGGTTCGGGACGTTCTTGCGGGGCTCCTTCGCGCCGAGGAACGCGACATAGCCCGCGTCGGTGAGGCCGAGCCGGGCACGGACCCGGGCCTTCTCCTCCTCGGTCGGCGCGTGGAACGCCGTCTGGTCGACGCCGTGGTAGGCCACGTCGATGTGCGTGGGGTCCGCGTCGAGCAGCCGGATCAGCTCGTCGCGGGTCGCCTTGCTCGGCACGATGACCCGGGCGGCGCGGCGCAGCGACGTCTTGATCGCGCTGCGGAAGAACGTGCGCCGCGTGTTGTCGTAATGCTCCGGCTCGGTGAAGAAGGTCGCGTCGTGCACCGTCACCGTGACCGGGCATCCCGCCCGCAGCGGACACGTGTAGAACGGCGAGTGCAGCACCTTGGCGCCGACCTGCTGGGCCAGCAGCGGCAGGCCGGTCTGCTCCCAGGCCAGGCGCGCGGGCCGGTGCGCGACCGCCGACGGACCGGCGATGACCTCGGCGGAGGTGAGCATCCTGGAGTAACGCTCCGCATCCGAACGCTGCGCCACCACGGCGAGGTCCAGGCGGTCGGGCCCGATGGCGCCGAGCGCGCCCAGGAGTCCGTCGACGTATCTGCCGACACCACCCCGGTCGGCGGGGACGCTCGTGGCGTCGACGAGGACTCGTGGCGGACGACCGGCGGTCACGTAGCAACTCCTCGGGGGCAGTGGGCCAGACCACTGGCAAGGGTACGCCGCTCGATGGGTCCCGTGTCGACCGCGACACCTCAAGACATCGCGCCGTTGTCCGCGCTCCGCGCGGCCGTGCCGACCCGAGATCATCTCGTCACGGACAGTAAACAGACTATCGTCGTCAGCGATGATTGAGACGATTCCGGCCGCCCTCGCGGCGGCCGTGCGGCGCGACCTGACCACCCCCGTGCTGACCTGGTACGACGACGCCAGCGGGGACCGAACCGAACTGTCCGGCGCGACGATCGACAACTGGGTCGCCAAGACCGCCAACCTGCTCGTCGACGGGGTCGGCCTCGGCTCCGGCGACGCGGTGGCGGTCCTGCTGCCGGCGCACTGGCAGACCGCGGCGGTGCTGCTCGGCGCCTGGGCGGCCGGCCTCGCCGCGGACCTCGGCCCGGACCCGCAGCCGGTGGAGGTGCTCTTCACCAGCCCGGAACGGGCCGGGACGGCGGCGGACTGGGCCACCGGCGACCGCTACGCGACGGGCCTGCTGCCGCTCGCCGCCCCGCTGCGCGAGGTGCCGCCGGGCTTCCTCGACTACACGGTCGAGGTGCGCGGCTTCGGCGACCGGTTCGTCTCCTCGGCACCCGTCGACCCCAACGACCGGGCGCTGGCCGGCCCGATCGAGGAGAGCCACCTCTCGGTGTGCCGGGCCGCCGCCGAGCGCGCCACCGAGCTGGGCATCAAGTCCGGCGATCGGGTGCTTGTCGACGCCGGCGCCTACCCGGACCCGGCGGACTGGCTGCTGGCGCCACTGATCGCCGGCGCGAGCATCGTGCTGTGCGCCAACCTCGATCCGGCCAAGGTGGAGAGTCGCGCCGAGTCAGAGCGGGTCACGCACCGCCTCACGTGACGCGGCGAGCTCCTCGAACGCGGTAAGCGACTCGGGATTGGCCAGGGCACCCCGCGCCGCGGCCCGGTCCGCAGGGGTGCCGGTGAGGATCCGCTTCACCGGCACCTCCAGCTTCTTGGCCGACAGCGTGCGCGGCACCGCGCGTACCTGATGGATCTCGTCGGGGACGTGCCGCGGCGAGAGCGCGGCACGCAGCTCTGCGCGGATCCGGCCGCGCAGCTCGTCGTCGAGCTCGACGCCCTCGGCCAGGACCACGAAGAGCAGCAGCTCGTCCTGGCCGTCGGCGTCGAGGTGCACGACGACGGAGTCGGCGATGTCGGCGACACCCTCGACCACCGAGTAGAACTCGGCGGTGCCCAGCCGCACCCCGCCCCGGTTCAGGGTGGCGTCGGAACGACCGGTGATGACGCAGCTGCCGTCCTCGCCGATGGTGATCCAGTCGCCGTGCCGCCACACGCCCGGGTACACGTCGAAGTAGGCCTCGAAGTAGCGC belongs to Amorphoplanes digitatis and includes:
- a CDS encoding bifunctional FO biosynthesis protein CofGH → MADVTEASVRRALKRASDGKAVDADEATALLAAEGPLLDELLAIAGGVRDAGLREAGRPGVVTYSKKVFIPLTRLCRDRCHYCTFATVPHRLPAAFLERDEVLAIAREGAAQGCKEALFTLGDRPEERWPAARQWLDERGYDSTLDYVRACAIAVLEETGLLPHLNPGVMSWAELQRLKPVAPSMGMMLETTATRLWSEPGAPHYGSPDKEPAVRLRVLDDAGRVGVPFTTGILIGIGETPAERVDAIFAMRHTAREFGHIQEVIIQNFRAKPDTAMRGMPDAELRELAATVAVARIILGPRARIQAPPNLIAGEFALLLRAGIDDWGGVSPVTPDHVNPERPWPQIEALRQHSARAGFELRERLTIYPEYVRRGENWLDPRLAAHVAALADPATGLAREEAVPVGLPWQEPDDAYAAGGRTDLFAAIDTEGRTSDRRGDFDSVYGDWDEVASHVSAEAVAAGQGAVVPRVESDVLAGLRLAAEDPGALLDPAHEDKAMALFNADGSALDELVRLADDLRREVNGDDVTYVVNRNINFSNVCYVGCRFCAFAQREKDADAYRLSVEQVADRAEEAWKDGATEVCMQGGIDPKMPVTAYADLARAVKRRVPGMHVHAFSPMEIVTGAAKAGVSVRDWLTELREAGLDTIPGTAAEILDDDVRWVLTKGKLPASAWIDVVTTAHQVGIRSSSTMMYGHVDHPRQWLGHFRVLAGIQDVTGGFTEFVALPFIHTNAPIYLAGIARPGPTWRENRVVHAMARILLHGRIGNIQCSWVKLGDEGTTAMLNGGCNDLGGTLMEETISRMAGSEHGSARTVAQLKELAAAAGRPAAERTTVYGRR
- a CDS encoding WhiB family transcriptional regulator, encoding MEAQVEGVDLLGDAPEWQERALCSQTDPEAFFPEKGGSTREAKRICGRCDVKAECLEYALGHDERFGIWGGLSERERRKLKRRVA
- the cofD gene encoding 2-phospho-L-lactate transferase gives rise to the protein MRIVVLTGGIGGARFLMGVRAHARRNGAEVTAVVNVGDDVRMHGLRICPDLDSVMYTLGGAADPERGWGRVGETWAIKEELTRYGAEPTWFGLGDKDIATHLVRTTMLNAGYPLSAVTAALCDRWQPGITMLPASDDRLETHVVADVEGERKAIHFQEWWVRHRGEVPTHRFVFVGAETAKPAAGVLEAISAADVVLVAPSNPVVSIAPILAVQALKEAVQNGPAPVVGVSPIIGGAPVRGMADRCLATLGAEVSAAGVAGLYGARREGGLLDGWLVDTADEATEVPGVTTRAVPLWMTDEDATAAMVAHALELAEVAR
- a CDS encoding NUDIX hydrolase, with the translated sequence MTLLQNAVDTLGRWRATSEAADLARKRTLELLGAGPVALTRAHRAGHVTASALIVDERRRVLLCLHGRLGMWMQVGGHCEPGDDTLAEAALREAGEESGIPGLRLDPDPIDVDIHAVRCAPGDGAPAGPSHHFDVRFLAVCPAGAVERISDESADLAWFTADALPTPLAGGVVQQLAPAFARL
- a CDS encoding coenzyme F420-0:L-glutamate ligase; this encodes MIDGLEVLPVRGIGDVTAGDDLAALITTNAPWLRDGDVLVVTSKIVSKAEGRLVEVPADGPEREAAREAALASQTRRVVARRGPTAIVQTHQGFVMAAAGIDASNVDKTHLVLLPADPDASARALHAALAARGLRVGVIVSDTMGRAWRNGLTDVALGAAGIEPFRDHRGEIDPYGNELELTQMAVIDELAAAGELVKGKCDQVPVAVVRGYPGAGTAGTPGAVALLRDAASDMFSLGTAEARADGLRAAATLPTGTTGTTADRAAAVARARALVAGVIAEGTLIDAGQPGVLTCAPPAATAAALMRFGADLHRLRAALAAEGLSSAVAYTDAGATVTIGGETPA
- a CDS encoding metallopeptidase family protein, translated to MTTSPDRRRSGSDPGRSARAAGPGRPARRDRHGRGLRGRLVPATVPLARTKAEIFDDLVLDTVESLERRYAKELAGVEFAVEDVPPDLNVYDSDVLEDGEVPLARLLPGRPGRQELPPRIVLYRRPLEFRAMDREDLADLVHDVIIEQVANLLGVDPDELS
- a CDS encoding polysaccharide deacetylase family protein, with translation MLVIGLALAALSGCGPAREGAPVQVGVATSTSPAASPSASPAATSRTRPAVPVRKKPARTRPAAGTVRGPADSLMRTGDAGVALSFDDGPDPVQTPRMLDLLRRHGVKATFCLVGRNAAAHPDLVRRIVAEGHTLCNHTWRHSLTLGKRKAAVIEADLRRTNDAIRAAAPGAQIRYVRAPGGNFTGAFVAAGARLGMKSIYWQVDPRDWEHPGGESGAAHRAKVVRSVKKHVHKGAIVLSHDYGQPETIAAYEQLLPWLKGRYRLVALP
- a CDS encoding DUF3499 domain-containing protein translates to MRSPRRCSRNGCPRQAVATLTYVYSDSTAVVGPLAAFAEPHTYDLCEPHARSLTAPRGWELVRHDGDFAPPPPTTDDLVALADAVREAARPAPPPRPEGHDHLPGHQTGRRGHLRVIPPSH